From the genome of Leptospira licerasiae serovar Varillal str. VAR 010, one region includes:
- a CDS encoding DUF1554 domain-containing protein has protein sequence MLIKRLVLFFAICFSVLQSSCAIKSENSGDPSTKEYYENAIIDCLINGCDKEIIITGGNSLPESGSLVLSIYLVHKPDSSSVTYNFSSSNPAIASISPSTLIFTPSDYNIPQTLTVTGLSDDSDSTDNSVVISILTPNSETIPYSILQKDNDKFLFATSASFAGNFGFGGFADFVCQNAADSLTGLPSGTYKTFAVAGTWRRAMPSKIDWVLKPNKDYIDFNGGAFTKAFSTDANALFAFGTGSGVAATAAGYWTGLQTDWSTANTCQGWTSNNPSDQGNFANSADPNVGGISTGTPDFCSVTKSLVCVQQ, from the coding sequence ATGCTGATCAAGCGACTTGTCTTATTCTTTGCGATCTGTTTTTCGGTCCTTCAATCGTCTTGTGCAATTAAATCCGAAAATTCCGGAGATCCTAGTACAAAGGAATATTATGAGAACGCAATTATCGACTGTTTGATCAATGGATGTGATAAGGAGATTATCATTACCGGTGGGAATTCTCTTCCGGAGAGCGGGTCTCTTGTTCTATCCATTTATCTGGTGCATAAGCCTGATTCTTCTTCGGTAACTTATAATTTTTCCAGCAGTAATCCTGCGATAGCTTCGATCTCTCCATCTACTCTGATATTTACTCCCTCGGATTATAATATTCCTCAAACTTTGACTGTGACTGGATTGTCCGATGACTCCGACTCTACGGATAATTCAGTCGTGATCTCCATTCTTACTCCGAATTCCGAAACGATCCCTTATTCAATATTACAAAAAGATAATGATAAATTTTTGTTTGCGACAAGCGCATCCTTTGCGGGAAATTTCGGATTCGGCGGCTTTGCGGATTTTGTTTGTCAGAATGCGGCGGACTCTTTGACCGGACTTCCCTCCGGGACTTACAAAACTTTCGCGGTCGCAGGTACATGGAGGAGAGCAATGCCTTCTAAGATAGACTGGGTATTAAAGCCGAATAAAGACTATATAGATTTTAACGGTGGCGCTTTTACCAAAGCTTTCTCAACGGATGCGAACGCATTATTTGCGTTCGGAACAGGGAGTGGGGTAGCAGCGACTGCCGCAGGATATTGGACCGGCTTGCAGACGGATTGGTCTACAGCAAATACCTGCCAAGGTTGGACTTCCAATAACCCTTCCGACCAAGGAAATTTTGCAAATTCTGCCGATCCAAACGTCGGAGGAATATCGACTGGAACTCCGGACTTCTGTAGTGTAACAAAATCTTTAGTTTGCGTTCAGCAATAA
- a CDS encoding alpha/beta hydrolase: MYDIPLVQLGPVKAARIPGDPQGPYVIFLHGYGANAFDLLPLYSYMDVPEGTNFIFPDGILDIPIAPGYNGKAWFPIDMEALQRAMVAGGSRELFERYPAGLGEAKQKVEEMIQALDVPMDRIILGGFSQGAMLATEITLKAEKKPKGLVILSGTLLDETHWSQYAKQTPGYKFFQSHGRMDPVLGYPAAKRLETVLNDAGWIGELLAFPGGHEIPEIVLHGMNRYLRELFE, encoded by the coding sequence ATGTATGATATCCCGCTTGTCCAATTAGGTCCCGTTAAAGCAGCTCGTATTCCGGGCGATCCACAAGGGCCTTACGTTATCTTTCTGCACGGTTACGGTGCGAATGCATTCGATCTTCTTCCTTTGTATTCTTACATGGACGTTCCTGAGGGTACGAATTTCATTTTTCCGGATGGGATATTGGATATTCCGATCGCCCCAGGTTATAACGGAAAGGCTTGGTTCCCTATAGATATGGAAGCTTTACAAAGAGCCATGGTAGCAGGAGGTTCTAGAGAACTTTTTGAACGTTATCCGGCCGGCCTGGGAGAAGCGAAACAAAAGGTAGAAGAGATGATCCAGGCTTTAGATGTTCCGATGGATCGGATCATCTTAGGCGGTTTTTCCCAAGGGGCAATGCTTGCGACCGAGATTACTCTTAAGGCAGAGAAAAAGCCTAAAGGTCTTGTCATTCTGTCTGGAACTCTGCTGGATGAGACTCACTGGTCCCAGTATGCTAAACAAACTCCGGGCTATAAATTTTTTCAAAGTCATGGTAGAATGGACCCTGTACTCGGTTATCCTGCCGCGAAAAGATTAGAAACAGTGTTAAATGACGCAGGTTGGATAGGTGAGCTGTTGGCATTTCCGGGTGGACATGAAATCCCGGAGATAGTATTACACGGTATGAACCGCTATTTGCGAGAACTGTTCGAATGA
- a CDS encoding LamG domain-containing protein — MRNFILIFISSFFIQNCGIVLLTQDLNSEKDNVPTLARLLLAIVPSEALIHYFPMDNTTSPLDVTQNGLDMNSYGVDMAVSVPDRFGIPNHSLYYNGAVGTGATTQSANNGDQILNGSTSSYTISFWAKGTYPASPGGGSMGIFIAQGSGFGIQYYKNYPSSCGSLRAFTNNGSVGDVDLIGPCNFIPEAWHQIIFVWNLEQFTASLYVDNILIAQQTNVGSQRPWNVNAKLSFAFSTLGSNYVEVTIDEFKIYNMALSPNRYWIP, encoded by the coding sequence ATGCGGAATTTTATCCTAATTTTTATATCTTCCTTTTTTATCCAAAACTGCGGAATTGTCCTTCTTACTCAGGACTTAAATTCTGAAAAAGATAACGTTCCGACCTTAGCAAGACTACTGCTCGCAATAGTTCCTTCGGAAGCGTTGATCCATTATTTTCCGATGGATAACACTACAAGTCCCTTAGATGTAACACAAAACGGTTTAGATATGAACTCTTACGGAGTCGATATGGCAGTATCGGTTCCCGATCGTTTCGGGATTCCGAATCACTCACTCTATTACAACGGAGCGGTCGGAACGGGAGCAACTACACAAAGCGCAAATAACGGAGATCAGATCTTAAACGGAAGCACTTCTTCTTATACGATCAGCTTTTGGGCAAAAGGAACTTATCCGGCTTCTCCCGGCGGAGGAAGTATGGGAATTTTTATAGCACAGGGTAGCGGCTTCGGGATCCAATATTATAAAAATTATCCGTCTTCTTGCGGATCGCTTAGGGCTTTTACTAATAATGGAAGTGTGGGAGATGTGGATCTCATCGGCCCGTGCAATTTTATCCCGGAAGCTTGGCACCAGATTATCTTTGTTTGGAACTTGGAGCAATTTACCGCAAGTTTGTATGTGGATAATATCCTGATCGCTCAACAAACGAATGTAGGAAGCCAGAGACCTTGGAATGTGAACGCAAAATTATCTTTCGCATTTTCCACTTTAGGTAGCAATTACGTAGAAGTAACGATAGACGAATTTAAGATCTATAATATGGCTTTATCACCCAATCGATATTGGATACCTTAA
- a CDS encoding LamG domain-containing protein, translated as MRKILQLLLISYLFLDCGTYLLLENQEQNDQTAFQNFVNITLLDSSIGLVHYWPLDGDLKDRVGGLDLIAVSGTPTPTFDRFGFPGGAYYYDGAGGYHQSSAQGPLFFDGTVSSFTVSVWVKGKFPPGNNGSEFIFLSQGAGLGLQLYAFSSGSCSGRLRAFTNNGGSGDVDVGTDCGIYPEDTWYHMVFTWDINTLTGSLYVNNVLVDSGTFGINRPWATNSFFQLGQSDLSSQLFAGSVDEVRVYNRVIFPVSSL; from the coding sequence ATGCGAAAGATCTTACAATTACTCTTGATCTCATATCTTTTCCTAGATTGCGGGACTTATCTTCTTCTCGAAAACCAAGAACAAAACGACCAAACAGCATTCCAAAATTTCGTAAATATTACATTACTAGATTCTTCCATCGGACTCGTACATTATTGGCCGTTAGACGGGGATCTAAAAGATAGAGTCGGCGGATTGGACCTGATAGCAGTAAGCGGCACTCCAACTCCTACATTCGATCGATTTGGATTTCCTGGAGGAGCATATTATTATGATGGAGCCGGCGGCTATCACCAATCTTCAGCACAGGGACCGCTATTTTTCGATGGGACCGTTTCCTCATTTACAGTTAGCGTTTGGGTAAAGGGAAAATTTCCTCCCGGAAATAACGGCAGCGAGTTTATTTTTTTGAGCCAAGGCGCCGGATTAGGTCTCCAATTATACGCATTTTCATCTGGCTCTTGTAGTGGGAGACTGAGAGCTTTCACAAACAATGGAGGCTCAGGGGATGTAGATGTCGGCACAGATTGCGGAATATATCCGGAAGATACTTGGTATCATATGGTTTTTACTTGGGATATCAACACATTGACAGGTTCTCTATACGTGAATAACGTCTTAGTCGACTCCGGAACTTTCGGAATAAACCGTCCCTGGGCTACTAATAGTTTTTTTCAATTGGGTCAATCCGATCTTTCTTCTCAGCTTTTTGCGGGAAGTGTGGACGAGGTCAGAGTTTATAATCGGGTGATATTTCCTGTTTCAAGTTTGTAG